In one window of Pseudodesulfovibrio sediminis DNA:
- a CDS encoding substrate-binding periplasmic protein has product MIQRLSVLCGLCLLFTVCLWSPGRAESILLTTGEWPPYYSASMLHGGIANQIVAESFALVGIDVQFQFLPWKRALVEASQKPYQGSAGWLWTPEREETFLFSYPLFSSSRVFFHRKDFPFDWNTLEDLRNLRIAVTLGSEDEFSLKEIVARGKGEIDVAQTYRSGLKKLLAGRVHVYACNREVGLHILRNEFEQYEARLLTFHLKSIFEETNHLLISKRLDNANELMERFNEGLRQLRESGRYYDILDTFYRLEPGW; this is encoded by the coding sequence ATGATTCAGCGACTAAGCGTTCTGTGTGGGCTGTGTTTGCTCTTCACGGTGTGTTTGTGGTCACCGGGTCGGGCCGAGTCCATTCTGCTGACCACCGGCGAATGGCCCCCGTATTATTCTGCCTCCATGTTACATGGCGGCATCGCCAATCAGATTGTTGCCGAAAGCTTTGCCTTGGTCGGTATAGATGTGCAGTTTCAGTTTCTTCCGTGGAAAAGGGCTTTGGTAGAAGCGAGTCAGAAACCGTATCAGGGGAGTGCTGGCTGGCTGTGGACTCCGGAACGGGAAGAGACCTTCTTGTTCAGTTATCCGCTTTTTTCGTCATCCCGCGTCTTTTTCCACCGCAAGGATTTCCCCTTTGACTGGAATACCCTGGAAGATCTCAGGAATCTGCGCATTGCTGTGACCCTCGGAAGTGAGGACGAGTTTTCATTGAAGGAGATTGTTGCCCGGGGGAAAGGGGAGATTGACGTTGCCCAGACCTATCGGTCCGGTTTGAAGAAGCTGCTTGCCGGTCGGGTGCATGTGTACGCCTGTAATCGAGAGGTTGGGTTGCATATCCTGCGCAACGAGTTTGAACAATACGAAGCACGCCTGCTTACATTTCATTTGAAATCGATATTCGAGGAAACGAACCATCTGCTTATTTCAAAACGATTGGACAATGCCAATGAGTTGATGGAACGCTTCAATGAAGGGCTTCGCCAATTGCGCGAGTCCGGAAGATATTACGACATTCTGGATACCTTCTATCGTTTGGAACCAGGCTGGTAG
- a CDS encoding galactokinase codes for MESTGVLLRALGAGKLNATLIEMYGESALQFQLQRYNNLLLRMEKYGNDPRCVVVSTPGRTELGGNHTDHNNGVVLAAGIHFDCLAVATPTDSSLVHLRSEGFSAEIEVDLAELDMKSGEEGTSTALVRGVLAGFQSRGWPIGGFDACVAGDVPMGAGLSSSAAFEVCVGQILNQLFNDGARTPLELAEVGREAENTYFGKPCGFMDQIACAAQGILSIDFETPERPQVKEVDFDFAETDYQLMVVDTGGSHADLTSEYAAITVEMGQAAQVLGREKARGLTLEQVMDAAPEIRREAGDRALLRLIHFVEENKRAERQAAALKAGDMRFFLHLVKQSGDSSWRLLQNCVSTKRFLEQGIPVALTLTERFLEGEGAWRMQGGGFAGTIQAYVPKSRVGAYMAYMENVFGRRSVLPLRIRKPGHERLRLYADSARYPGQQ; via the coding sequence ATGGAATCCACCGGAGTCTTGTTACGCGCTCTTGGCGCGGGAAAACTCAATGCGACTTTGATTGAAATGTATGGTGAATCCGCACTCCAGTTTCAATTGCAGCGGTATAATAACCTGTTGTTGCGAATGGAGAAATATGGAAACGACCCCCGCTGTGTCGTGGTGTCGACTCCAGGGCGCACCGAGCTTGGCGGTAACCATACGGATCACAATAACGGCGTGGTGCTCGCTGCGGGTATTCATTTTGACTGCCTTGCTGTGGCGACCCCCACAGATTCCTCCCTCGTTCATTTGCGCTCGGAAGGGTTCAGTGCGGAAATAGAAGTTGATCTGGCTGAACTGGACATGAAGTCCGGCGAAGAAGGAACCTCAACGGCATTGGTGCGCGGCGTACTCGCCGGGTTCCAATCCAGAGGGTGGCCCATTGGCGGTTTTGATGCCTGTGTGGCTGGAGATGTGCCCATGGGGGCGGGGTTGAGCTCCTCGGCTGCCTTTGAAGTTTGTGTGGGACAGATTCTCAATCAGCTTTTCAATGACGGCGCACGGACACCGCTCGAACTGGCGGAAGTCGGGCGTGAGGCTGAAAACACGTATTTTGGCAAACCGTGCGGGTTCATGGACCAGATCGCCTGCGCGGCACAAGGGATTCTGTCCATTGATTTTGAAACCCCGGAACGCCCGCAAGTAAAAGAGGTCGATTTTGACTTTGCAGAGACCGACTATCAGCTCATGGTGGTGGATACCGGCGGCAGCCATGCGGACCTGACATCGGAGTACGCGGCCATCACCGTGGAAATGGGGCAGGCCGCGCAAGTGCTTGGGCGGGAGAAGGCGCGTGGGTTGACGCTGGAACAGGTCATGGATGCCGCACCGGAGATCCGGCGAGAAGCCGGTGATCGCGCCTTGCTCAGGTTGATCCATTTTGTTGAAGAAAATAAGCGGGCGGAACGGCAGGCTGCTGCGCTGAAAGCCGGGGACATGCGGTTTTTCCTACATCTGGTCAAACAGTCCGGTGATTCGTCATGGCGGCTGCTGCAAAACTGCGTCAGCACTAAACGGTTTCTAGAGCAGGGCATCCCTGTGGCCCTCACGTTGACGGAACGATTTCTGGAAGGCGAAGGGGCCTGGCGCATGCAGGGCGGCGGGTTTGCCGGGACCATTCAGGCGTATGTTCCCAAATCCAGAGTGGGTGCCTACATGGCCTACATGGAAAACGTCTTTGGCAGGCGATCGGTCCTGCCGTTGCGGATCCGCAAGCCCGGGCATGAACGTCTTCGGCTGTATGCAGACAGCGCTCGATATCCAGGCCAGCAATGA
- a CDS encoding PAS domain-containing hybrid sensor histidine kinase/response regulator, whose protein sequence is MSVYDLQTIFDQSKDIIAVLDLDLRYVMANLEYCRYWSKERDEVLGTHLVDVIGEKPFDSLVQGCMQRCVKGEVVHFEKWLDFPAVGRRFMDVKYTPYRDESDTIIGVCLMSRDATERMEYIEAVKNERNKFDGILTSLNLGVALYNPNLTIQWANRFMYEMYPCQDMVGHKCHEMFWGKKHTCDDCPALKSLESGETHSVERYVDNQDRWISLTSIPIKNDRGEIVQILAHVVDITEKKWSLNKLEAREAELASIFRTTQVGIGVVKDRVVLQGNDYFFSMLGYERNELLGQNVREIYSTQEEYDYVGFSGYAKMEEETTATMETQLVCKDGSLRDAMITITPLIPGQPEAGVTFVGMDITDFKRADKALHQSEQRFKQLFEDVNMIAVQGYDHSRHVVYWNPASEHMYGFTREEAMGQLLENLIIPDFMQDAVKQGHAAWVNDGVAIPAGELDLTHKDGHLVRVYSSHVMQETASGEKIMYCLDVDLTEIKRIHSQLVLAKEEAEFANKAKSEFLANMSHEIRTPLNGIQGMLTLMQGTNLDSVQREYAQAGVESAVRLNRLLSDILDISRVEAGMMDVEYVPFNLHEAVQHVGTMFKLSFEEAQIHLHCSVADDVPEYVVGDSARLQQVLTNLVGNALKFTESGEVRVEVSLLPSVSEGTHRVYFSVSDTGIGISDDKLKTLFEPFVQGSQGYARKYQGAGLGLSICKRLMSLMNGHMAMESVLGQGSTVHMVVTFGEKKSQDTSDSPYLTQNDGLSFGLNVLLAEDDNVNRMVGQRQLEKAGCMVSIASNGVEAIEKLRKQQFDAVYMDIQMPEMDGVDATRCVRAGVAGVENRDVPIFALTAYSMIGDKAKFMNVGMDDYIPKPMEVEDLLRTLHLAMQKKYGTGDEPAP, encoded by the coding sequence ATGAGCGTTTACGATTTGCAAACCATATTTGACCAATCGAAGGATATTATTGCCGTTTTGGACTTGGATCTCCGATACGTCATGGCAAACCTGGAGTATTGCCGCTATTGGAGTAAAGAGCGGGACGAGGTGCTGGGCACGCATCTGGTGGACGTGATCGGCGAGAAGCCCTTTGACTCCCTGGTTCAGGGCTGCATGCAACGTTGCGTGAAGGGCGAAGTGGTGCATTTCGAGAAGTGGTTGGATTTCCCCGCAGTCGGCAGACGGTTCATGGACGTCAAATACACGCCATACAGAGATGAATCGGACACGATTATCGGGGTTTGTCTCATGTCCAGAGATGCAACGGAACGGATGGAGTATATCGAGGCTGTCAAAAATGAGCGAAATAAGTTTGATGGCATCCTGACCTCTCTCAATCTGGGAGTGGCGCTCTACAATCCTAACCTGACCATTCAATGGGCCAACAGGTTCATGTATGAAATGTATCCCTGTCAGGATATGGTCGGCCACAAGTGCCATGAAATGTTCTGGGGAAAAAAACATACCTGCGATGATTGTCCGGCCCTCAAGAGTTTGGAGTCTGGCGAGACGCACAGCGTGGAGCGGTATGTCGACAACCAGGATCGTTGGATTTCCCTGACCTCCATTCCCATCAAGAACGACCGAGGCGAGATCGTTCAGATTCTTGCCCATGTGGTTGATATCACCGAAAAGAAATGGTCATTGAATAAATTGGAGGCCCGGGAGGCAGAGCTGGCCAGCATTTTCAGGACAACGCAGGTGGGGATCGGCGTTGTCAAGGATCGCGTGGTTCTCCAGGGGAATGACTATTTCTTTTCCATGCTCGGATACGAAAGGAATGAACTGCTCGGGCAAAATGTTCGCGAGATTTATTCGACACAGGAGGAGTATGACTACGTCGGCTTCAGCGGGTATGCCAAGATGGAGGAAGAAACAACCGCCACGATGGAAACCCAACTGGTGTGCAAGGATGGTTCGCTTCGTGATGCCATGATCACCATTACGCCGCTGATTCCGGGACAGCCTGAGGCCGGGGTGACCTTTGTCGGTATGGATATCACCGACTTCAAACGGGCAGACAAGGCGCTGCATCAAAGCGAGCAGCGGTTCAAACAATTATTCGAAGATGTGAATATGATCGCGGTCCAGGGGTATGACCACAGTCGTCACGTCGTCTATTGGAATCCGGCCAGTGAGCATATGTATGGCTTCACGCGTGAAGAGGCCATGGGACAGTTGCTGGAAAATCTGATCATTCCCGATTTCATGCAAGACGCGGTCAAGCAGGGGCACGCAGCCTGGGTCAACGACGGGGTGGCAATCCCTGCCGGAGAGCTGGACCTGACACACAAGGACGGCCACCTCGTGCGGGTGTATTCCAGTCATGTCATGCAGGAGACGGCTTCGGGCGAGAAGATCATGTATTGCCTCGATGTGGACCTTACAGAGATCAAACGCATTCACAGCCAGCTCGTCCTGGCCAAGGAAGAGGCGGAGTTTGCCAACAAGGCGAAATCGGAATTCCTGGCCAACATGAGTCATGAAATCAGAACTCCGCTCAATGGTATCCAGGGAATGCTGACACTCATGCAGGGGACGAATCTTGATTCGGTTCAACGCGAGTACGCCCAGGCCGGGGTGGAGTCGGCAGTGCGGCTCAACCGGTTGCTTTCCGATATACTGGATATTTCCCGTGTGGAAGCGGGGATGATGGATGTTGAATATGTACCGTTTAATCTGCATGAAGCGGTGCAGCATGTGGGAACAATGTTCAAGCTGTCCTTTGAGGAAGCCCAAATTCACCTGCATTGCTCGGTGGCGGATGACGTGCCGGAATATGTTGTGGGTGACAGTGCCCGACTCCAGCAGGTGCTCACCAACCTTGTGGGAAACGCGCTCAAGTTTACGGAATCAGGAGAAGTTCGGGTGGAGGTGTCGCTGCTTCCATCGGTGAGTGAAGGGACGCACCGGGTGTACTTTTCCGTGTCCGATACCGGCATCGGCATCAGTGATGATAAATTGAAAACCCTGTTCGAGCCTTTTGTTCAAGGCAGTCAGGGATACGCCCGGAAATATCAGGGGGCCGGACTCGGGCTTTCCATCTGCAAGCGACTGATGAGTCTCATGAATGGACATATGGCCATGGAGAGTGTGCTGGGCCAGGGCAGCACGGTGCATATGGTCGTTACATTCGGTGAAAAGAAGTCGCAGGATACATCCGATTCACCTTATTTAACGCAGAATGACGGCTTGAGTTTCGGCCTGAACGTACTGCTTGCGGAAGACGACAACGTCAACCGGATGGTGGGGCAGCGGCAATTGGAAAAGGCCGGGTGCATGGTGTCCATCGCATCCAATGGCGTCGAGGCCATAGAAAAATTGCGCAAGCAACAGTTTGATGCGGTCTATATGGACATCCAGATGCCGGAGATGGATGGCGTTGATGCCACACGATGCGTTCGAGCGGGGGTCGCAGGGGTCGAGAACCGTGATGTTCCGATTTTTGCACTGACCGCCTACAGCATGATCGGTGATAAAGCCAAATTCATGAATGTCGGTATGGACGACTACATTCCCAAGCCCATGGAAGTGGAAGATCTGCTGCGTACGTTGCATCTTGCCATGCAGAAAAAATACGGAACAGGCGACGAGCCTGCTCCGTAA
- a CDS encoding aldose epimerase family protein, which translates to MTITSTQWGALPDGTPVELYTLTNDHGLEVSIATYGGAITRLLVPDGAGNRVNVTLGYDSLAGYCADQSCMGVLVGRVANRIAQARFTLNGTRHVLDRNHGKHQLHGGSRGFNSRVWEAEANETDAGPQITLTRVSPDGEQGFPGTLRVAVDFTLVGDSLHLDFGAITDAPTMVSMTNHSYFNLAGRPGADCLDHCLRLASGQYLETDADLVPTGAVVRSFGTPLDFRELTPIGKRIKAPCAALTNGAGYDHYHVLADTTLGLKFAAQVLEPESRREMEVWTTAPGIHFYSGNHLHEALSDKHGMVYGPHSGFCLEAHGYVDAPNQPGFPSIQLDPGVAYSQTTLYKFPVK; encoded by the coding sequence ATGACCATCACAAGTACGCAGTGGGGAGCACTCCCTGATGGGACGCCTGTAGAGCTGTATACCCTGACCAATGACCATGGACTGGAAGTGTCCATTGCCACATACGGTGGCGCGATTACGCGCCTGCTGGTACCTGACGGTGCCGGAAATCGGGTGAATGTCACGCTCGGGTATGACTCCCTTGCCGGGTATTGTGCGGATCAGTCCTGTATGGGGGTTTTGGTCGGGCGTGTGGCCAACCGAATCGCACAGGCCCGGTTTACGTTGAATGGGACCAGGCATGTCTTGGATCGAAATCATGGGAAGCATCAATTGCACGGGGGCAGTCGAGGCTTCAACTCCCGGGTCTGGGAGGCGGAAGCCAATGAGACGGACGCCGGTCCACAGATCACATTGACCCGGGTCAGCCCGGACGGGGAGCAGGGGTTTCCCGGTACACTCCGGGTTGCGGTCGATTTCACCTTGGTAGGTGACAGCCTGCACCTTGATTTCGGGGCTATCACGGACGCCCCCACCATGGTTTCCATGACCAATCATAGTTATTTCAATCTGGCTGGCCGCCCTGGAGCGGACTGTCTGGATCATTGCCTGCGCCTGGCATCCGGTCAGTATCTGGAAACGGATGCAGACCTCGTGCCCACCGGCGCGGTGGTGAGAAGCTTTGGAACTCCCCTGGATTTCAGGGAGTTGACGCCAATAGGCAAGCGGATTAAGGCCCCCTGTGCGGCACTCACCAATGGTGCAGGTTATGACCATTACCACGTACTCGCGGACACGACCCTAGGTCTCAAGTTCGCGGCACAGGTGCTGGAGCCGGAGTCACGACGCGAGATGGAAGTCTGGACGACCGCACCAGGAATTCATTTTTATTCCGGAAATCATCTTCATGAAGCATTGTCGGATAAGCACGGTATGGTGTATGGTCCTCATTCCGGTTTTTGCCTGGAGGCACACGGATATGTGGATGCGCCTAATCAGCCGGGATTCCCTTCGATTCAGTTGGATCCAGGCGTGGCATATTCTCAGACTACGCTGTACAAATTTCCGGTGAAATAG
- a CDS encoding UDP-glucose--hexose-1-phosphate uridylyltransferase produces the protein MNFEESPHRRLNQLTGEWVLVSPHRTKRPWQGQQEKPDMATLPTHDPECYLCPGNERAGGAVNPEYAYTFVFTNDFASLLPDMPVGDFETSSADDLLVAEPETGVCRVICYSPRHDLTMARLGVGQARKVVDLWCEEFEELGNRDTIGHVQIFENRGAVMGCSNPHPHGQIWATRNVPMFPAAEDLRQDAYMKEHDGCLLCRYLETELAKGDRIIFENDSFVVLVPFWATWPFETMILPKEHMGSILAMSPAQRDDLADAMVRLNIRYDNLFQTSFPYSMGIHQVPTDGGDHLHWHFHLHYYPPLLRSKSVKKFMVGFEMMAMPQRDLTAEGAAARIREQLETHYMEAE, from the coding sequence ATGAATTTTGAAGAGAGTCCACATAGGCGGTTGAATCAGCTCACCGGTGAGTGGGTGTTGGTCTCCCCTCATCGCACCAAGCGGCCCTGGCAGGGGCAGCAGGAGAAGCCTGACATGGCGACTCTGCCAACGCACGACCCTGAATGTTATCTCTGTCCCGGCAATGAGCGGGCAGGTGGGGCTGTGAACCCGGAATATGCGTATACATTCGTCTTTACTAATGATTTTGCGTCATTGTTGCCAGATATGCCCGTGGGCGATTTTGAGACATCCAGCGCGGATGATTTGCTTGTGGCCGAGCCGGAGACCGGTGTCTGCCGGGTGATATGCTATTCACCCCGTCATGATCTGACCATGGCGCGTCTGGGCGTCGGTCAGGCCAGAAAGGTGGTTGATCTGTGGTGTGAGGAATTCGAGGAATTGGGCAATCGTGACACCATCGGTCATGTGCAGATCTTTGAAAACCGGGGGGCGGTCATGGGCTGCTCGAATCCCCATCCCCACGGTCAGATCTGGGCCACGCGGAACGTCCCCATGTTCCCGGCCGCCGAGGACCTGCGGCAGGATGCATACATGAAGGAGCACGATGGATGTCTGCTCTGTCGGTATCTGGAAACAGAGCTTGCCAAAGGTGATCGGATCATCTTTGAAAACGATTCCTTTGTGGTGCTGGTACCGTTCTGGGCGACCTGGCCTTTCGAGACCATGATTCTGCCCAAGGAGCATATGGGGTCCATCCTTGCAATGAGCCCGGCTCAGCGGGATGACCTCGCCGACGCCATGGTCCGGCTGAATATCCGTTACGACAATCTTTTTCAGACGTCTTTCCCCTACTCCATGGGAATTCATCAGGTTCCCACGGATGGCGGTGATCATCTCCACTGGCATTTCCACCTTCATTATTATCCGCCGCTTCTTCGTTCCAAATCAGTCAAGAAGTTCATGGTCGGCTTTGAAATGATGGCCATGCCGCAACGCGATCTGACAGCTGAAGGGGCGGCTGCGCGTATCCGTGAACAGCTGGAAACGCATTACATGGAGGCCGAATAA
- a CDS encoding Gfo/Idh/MocA family protein, producing the protein MKKVRFGILSTAKIGRQKVIPALQKGNHTEVVAIASRSKESAQAVADELSIPKVYDSYEKLLSDKSIDAVYIPLPNHLHVEWTIKAMNKDKHVLCEKPMGLTGDEVNKVINATVMAPDVKVMEGFMYRHHPQWIEAKRLVDAGEIGELTTIQSFFSYCNTDPGNIRNKPEMGGGALMDIGCYPISLSRFIFGAQPGKVLGSMDKAPEFGTDRTFTGLMDFGGRISSFTCSTQTAPYQRVNIVGSTGRIEIMIPFNAPPDQPCEIILQQDKESRSITFDSCDQYTLQGDAFAKAILDDTPPPTTIMDAFENMHTLDALVASAESGSWKGC; encoded by the coding sequence ATGAAAAAAGTACGTTTCGGCATACTCTCCACCGCCAAAATAGGTCGCCAGAAAGTCATCCCGGCCTTGCAAAAAGGCAATCATACCGAAGTCGTCGCCATCGCGTCCCGTTCAAAGGAAAGCGCGCAGGCCGTAGCTGACGAACTTTCCATCCCCAAAGTATATGACAGCTACGAAAAGCTGTTGTCTGATAAATCCATCGACGCCGTCTATATCCCCCTGCCCAACCACCTGCATGTGGAGTGGACCATCAAGGCCATGAACAAGGACAAGCACGTCTTGTGCGAAAAGCCCATGGGGCTGACCGGTGACGAGGTCAACAAGGTCATCAACGCCACGGTTATGGCCCCGGATGTCAAAGTCATGGAAGGCTTCATGTACCGGCACCACCCCCAGTGGATCGAAGCCAAACGGCTGGTGGACGCTGGCGAGATCGGCGAATTGACCACCATTCAGTCATTCTTTTCCTATTGCAATACTGACCCCGGAAACATTCGCAACAAACCTGAAATGGGCGGAGGCGCTCTTATGGATATCGGCTGCTACCCGATCTCCCTGTCCCGATTCATCTTTGGCGCACAACCGGGAAAAGTGCTCGGTTCCATGGACAAGGCCCCGGAGTTCGGCACTGACCGGACATTTACCGGATTGATGGATTTCGGCGGCAGGATCTCAAGCTTCACCTGCTCAACGCAGACAGCACCCTATCAACGGGTGAACATCGTAGGGTCTACCGGTCGCATTGAGATCATGATCCCGTTCAATGCCCCGCCGGACCAGCCGTGCGAGATCATCCTTCAGCAGGACAAGGAGTCCCGCTCCATCACGTTTGATAGTTGCGACCAATATACATTGCAGGGAGACGCCTTTGCCAAGGCCATTCTCGATGATACACCACCGCCGACAACGATCATGGACGCCTTCGAAAACATGCACACTCTTGATGCGTTGGTCGCCAGTGCCGAATCCGGAAGCTGGAAGGGCTGCTAA
- a CDS encoding bifunctional metallophosphatase/5'-nucleotidase: MKKWFAVVVVCIALLVAQPSWSFDLTLLHVNDTHSYLDTTRDKLKPEGKSTYVEMGSWARLTSAVKQVRRERQNVALLHAGDVIQGDLYFMKYGGQPEMEFLNRLQFDAMVLGNHEFDKGPNFLIKLLQYTQVSVLSANIDAGQFPALEAQFKPYTILNFGTDKVGIIGLTTKETPTISSPGALRFEDEAATARKYVAMLERQGVNKIVLLTHVGFGRDKELAAKVPGVDVVVGGHSHTLLGDPATMKALGKTPEDTYPVTVKGANGDPVYVVTAWKWARILGRLDVTFNKKGVITAAEGKPILLLADSFRRKNAEKKKVEVQGVEREALLTFIRSNPMATIVAPDAEAEVFLTPFKKGVQAMRNEVIGVADVALPHIREPGVDEDGQELTQGSLIAPLVCQSMLDALATTGEPADIALTNGGGVRESVPQGNISVGTAYTLMPFNNTLVVLTMTGAQLTKALEGGVERGDGAFPYVAGARYSANMNLPEGSRVTSVDVMIEDGRWERVRATRAYRVVTNSFLASGGDGYVVLKNLKSKYDTGFGDAQSFIKYVKKKKNLMPLPFSGVTYITTK; this comes from the coding sequence ATGAAAAAATGGTTTGCCGTTGTTGTGGTTTGTATTGCTCTGCTGGTTGCGCAGCCTTCGTGGAGTTTTGATTTGACGTTGTTGCATGTCAACGACACGCATTCGTATCTGGATACGACCAGGGACAAGCTCAAACCAGAGGGAAAGTCCACATATGTCGAGATGGGATCGTGGGCGCGATTGACCTCTGCGGTCAAGCAGGTGCGCAGAGAACGGCAGAATGTGGCGTTGCTGCACGCGGGCGACGTGATCCAGGGTGACCTCTACTTCATGAAGTACGGCGGACAGCCGGAAATGGAGTTCCTGAATCGTTTGCAGTTCGACGCCATGGTGCTTGGCAACCATGAGTTTGACAAAGGGCCGAATTTTCTTATCAAACTGCTACAGTACACACAGGTTTCCGTATTGTCGGCGAATATTGATGCAGGCCAGTTTCCCGCTCTGGAGGCTCAGTTCAAGCCCTATACCATCCTGAATTTCGGGACTGACAAGGTCGGCATCATCGGTTTGACGACCAAGGAGACGCCCACGATCTCCAGCCCCGGCGCTCTCCGTTTCGAGGATGAAGCGGCGACCGCCAGAAAATATGTCGCCATGCTCGAAAGGCAGGGCGTGAACAAGATCGTCCTGCTCACCCATGTCGGCTTTGGCCGCGACAAGGAGCTCGCCGCCAAGGTGCCCGGAGTGGATGTCGTTGTCGGTGGTCATTCGCATACCCTCCTGGGCGATCCCGCAACCATGAAGGCTCTTGGCAAGACGCCGGAAGACACCTATCCGGTCACGGTCAAAGGGGCGAACGGCGATCCGGTCTATGTCGTTACGGCCTGGAAGTGGGCCCGTATTTTGGGGCGTCTGGACGTGACGTTCAATAAAAAGGGCGTGATTACGGCTGCCGAAGGCAAGCCTATTTTGCTGTTGGCCGATTCCTTCCGCCGGAAGAATGCGGAAAAGAAGAAGGTCGAAGTACAGGGCGTGGAGCGTGAGGCCCTGCTGACTTTCATTCGCTCCAACCCCATGGCCACTATTGTCGCGCCGGATGCTGAAGCCGAGGTCTTTCTCACTCCCTTTAAGAAGGGTGTTCAGGCCATGCGTAACGAAGTCATAGGGGTGGCCGATGTCGCGTTGCCGCATATCAGGGAGCCCGGCGTGGATGAGGACGGTCAGGAATTGACGCAGGGCAGCCTGATCGCTCCCCTGGTCTGTCAGAGCATGTTGGATGCGCTGGCGACCACTGGCGAACCGGCGGACATTGCCTTGACCAACGGCGGTGGCGTGCGTGAGTCCGTGCCGCAGGGCAATATCTCTGTTGGTACGGCCTACACGCTTATGCCGTTCAATAATACGCTGGTCGTGTTGACCATGACGGGCGCGCAACTGACCAAGGCCCTGGAAGGTGGCGTTGAGCGCGGAGATGGAGCCTTTCCGTATGTGGCGGGTGCTCGATATAGTGCCAATATGAACCTGCCGGAAGGCAGCCGCGTGACAAGCGTTGACGTCATGATCGAGGATGGCCGGTGGGAACGGGTGCGGGCAACACGCGCCTATAGGGTCGTCACCAACTCATTTCTCGCTTCGGGTGGGGATGGGTATGTTGTCTTGAAGAATCTCAAATCCAAATACGACACCGGGTTTGGGGATGCCCAATCCTTCATCAAGTATGTAAAAAAGAAAAAGAACCTGATGCCTCTGCCATTTTCCGGTGTGACATATATCACGACAAAATAA
- a CDS encoding pyrimidine/purine nucleoside phosphorylase: MSTFNNVTVTKAANIYYDGKVTSRVVSFADGSTKTLGIMLPGDYEFGTEKAELMEILAGDLTVKLPGSDAWQTIKGGDSFDVPANSKFQLKVSAVVDYCCSYLD, from the coding sequence ATGTCTACATTCAATAATGTCACGGTCACGAAAGCGGCCAACATCTACTATGACGGCAAGGTTACCAGCCGCGTGGTCTCTTTTGCCGACGGCAGTACCAAAACGCTTGGTATTATGCTGCCAGGCGACTATGAATTCGGCACGGAAAAGGCTGAACTCATGGAGATTCTGGCCGGTGATCTGACAGTGAAACTCCCCGGCTCCGATGCGTGGCAGACGATCAAGGGCGGCGATTCTTTCGATGTACCGGCCAACTCTAAATTTCAACTGAAAGTTTCAGCCGTTGTCGATTACTGCTGTTCTTACCTCGATTAA